In Chitinophaga nivalis, a single genomic region encodes these proteins:
- a CDS encoding pre-peptidase C-terminal domain-containing protein, translating into MKRTLSILMGLLLAAPVLHAQVSKGGKPYSFGAGFVEKIDTRSIAASPVDKLRKEDEKNLKQGLPLRVGVIVPVTYSPATTGTWTSFPNGDRVWRLKIQVDGALATSLYYQNFHLPAGATLFVYNEDHSQLIGGYTSDNNQETGLFATEILNGNTCILEYYEPNAVKGQGRFTISGVNNIYSNRLPESRSRSGNIDKDLGDAGSCNVNVNCPEGANWQNQKRAVARILFKNGGSSYLCSGSLVNNARNNCKPYFLTANHCGSNASDADFNQWIFYFNFEAPSCSNPASAPSANTITGCVQRARSGNAGGVEGSDFQLLEFNQAVPASYNVYYAGWNANTAASPSGVSIHHPAGDIKKISTYTAALTESNYSGTGSAPYSHWKAVWVQTQTNWSITEGGSSGSPLFNNLGQIVGQLSGGPSSCGATPANKNDLYGKVARSWISNGTDALHQLKPWLDPDNTGVLQLNGSNYPCNDTTNPQTCPDPYEPNNSLAAASTIASGTDIRAKISPATDTDYFKIQLTDTSRIAVALDNLPANYNLRLLSANGTQLAVSQNSGNTAEAINYNAGPGTYYLQVIGVGGAFSDSICYRLNATATVVNNCTESYEPNETRTAAAAISANTTVTSQISTATDKDWYKFSNTSSQKHIEITLTNLPGDYDVILYNNAGTELGRSANASTSDERIVYNNGAVGNYYIQVFGYSGANSTTKCYKLLAATSSTPKQAPPASKNSKDEKAGRAGITVYPVPATDRVYVEFNSNKNELQRVTISDISGKVLYNQQHSVLNGYNRLEVGLPSAWKSGTYIISTGKNNAKQFLLQR; encoded by the coding sequence ATGAAAAGAACACTATCCATTTTAATGGGGCTACTGCTCGCAGCTCCTGTCTTACATGCCCAGGTGAGCAAGGGCGGAAAGCCATATAGTTTCGGAGCCGGCTTTGTTGAAAAAATAGATACCCGAAGTATTGCAGCCTCTCCTGTAGACAAGCTACGGAAGGAAGATGAAAAAAATCTTAAACAAGGATTACCGCTGCGTGTAGGCGTGATCGTTCCTGTTACCTATTCTCCTGCTACCACTGGTACCTGGACCAGCTTTCCCAATGGCGATAGGGTTTGGCGACTGAAAATTCAAGTAGATGGTGCGCTGGCTACCTCTCTCTACTATCAGAATTTTCACCTGCCTGCCGGCGCTACCTTATTTGTATATAATGAAGACCACTCTCAACTGATAGGTGGTTACACCAGCGACAATAATCAGGAAACCGGATTATTCGCCACTGAAATTCTCAATGGTAATACCTGTATCCTGGAATATTATGAACCAAATGCCGTAAAAGGACAAGGACGTTTTACCATCTCCGGCGTAAATAATATTTACAGCAACCGTCTTCCTGAATCCAGAAGCCGTAGTGGTAACATTGATAAAGATCTCGGCGATGCCGGCTCCTGTAATGTAAATGTTAACTGCCCGGAAGGCGCCAACTGGCAAAACCAGAAAAGAGCCGTGGCCAGAATATTATTTAAAAACGGAGGCAGCAGCTATCTGTGCTCCGGTTCCCTGGTAAATAATGCCCGCAACAATTGTAAGCCTTATTTCCTCACTGCCAACCACTGTGGTTCAAATGCTTCTGATGCAGATTTTAACCAGTGGATATTTTATTTCAACTTTGAAGCACCTTCCTGCAGCAATCCTGCCAGCGCTCCCTCTGCCAATACCATTACGGGTTGCGTACAACGTGCCCGTTCTGGTAACGCCGGTGGGGTAGAAGGATCAGACTTCCAGCTGCTGGAATTTAATCAGGCAGTTCCTGCTTCCTACAATGTATATTATGCCGGCTGGAATGCCAACACCGCAGCCAGCCCAAGTGGTGTAAGCATCCACCACCCTGCAGGAGATATCAAAAAAATATCTACCTATACAGCTGCTTTAACAGAATCCAATTACAGTGGTACCGGTTCCGCACCTTATAGCCACTGGAAAGCGGTATGGGTACAAACACAAACCAACTGGAGTATTACGGAAGGTGGTTCTTCCGGCTCTCCTTTATTCAATAACCTGGGGCAGATCGTAGGGCAATTATCCGGCGGACCATCCAGTTGTGGTGCTACTCCTGCGAATAAAAATGACCTCTATGGTAAAGTGGCCCGTAGCTGGATCAGCAACGGTACTGATGCCCTGCATCAGCTGAAACCATGGCTGGATCCGGATAATACCGGCGTATTGCAACTGAATGGCAGTAACTACCCTTGTAATGATACCACTAACCCGCAAACCTGCCCGGATCCATACGAGCCTAATAACTCCCTGGCCGCTGCCAGCACCATTGCTTCGGGTACGGATATACGTGCTAAAATCAGCCCGGCTACCGATACCGATTATTTCAAAATCCAACTGACAGATACCAGCCGTATTGCTGTGGCATTAGACAACCTGCCGGCTAACTACAACCTGCGTCTGTTGTCTGCCAACGGTACACAGCTGGCCGTTTCCCAAAACAGTGGTAATACTGCAGAAGCGATTAACTACAATGCAGGCCCTGGTACGTATTACCTGCAGGTAATCGGTGTAGGCGGTGCCTTTTCTGACTCTATCTGCTACCGGTTAAATGCGACTGCTACTGTGGTGAACAATTGTACGGAATCCTATGAACCAAATGAAACCCGTACTGCCGCCGCAGCTATCAGTGCCAATACGACTGTTACTTCCCAGATTTCTACTGCTACGGATAAGGACTGGTATAAATTCTCCAATACCAGCAGCCAGAAACACATTGAAATCACCCTCACCAATCTGCCAGGTGACTACGATGTTATTCTCTACAACAATGCAGGTACTGAACTGGGACGTTCTGCGAATGCCAGCACCAGTGATGAAAGAATTGTATACAACAATGGTGCAGTAGGTAACTACTACATTCAGGTATTCGGTTATAGCGGCGCCAATAGCACCACCAAATGCTATAAATTACTGGCAGCTACCAGCAGCACCCCTAAACAGGCGCCTCCGGCTTCTAAGAACAGTAAAGATGAAAAAGCAGGAAGGGCTGGTATCACGGTATATCCGGTACCTGCTACCGATCGGGTATATGTGGAATTCAACAGCAATAAAAATGAGCTGCAACGCGTTACCATTAGCGATATCAGTGGCAAAGTCCTGTACAATCAGCAACACAGTGTATTGAATGGATACAACCGTTTGGAAGTAGGATTGCCTTCTGCCTGGAAGAGTGGTACCTATATTATCTCCACCGGTAAAAATAATGCTAAACAGTTTTTATTACAGCGATAA
- a CDS encoding alpha/beta hydrolase produces the protein MKKIFPAVFFVLAGMLFLSAGCSKSGAVTNSVPPAPPPHTEIPAYKALNVVYGSHARNTMDVYLPANRTDTTPFVILLNGGGWTGGSKEDLKTTQELLLNRGAGSAAVNYRYVNTHNSYKELMQDVLLAVKFCQSQAAVWKIRQQKYIISGPSAGGHLSLLFGYHYAPPGSISGIISFSGPTDFTTTSYLDFASLYGMIDVLNELAGEHYVSGKPIPAGFNAASPIKHINNIPTLLIHGDKDLVVPYEQAERLTVWLKAMGIRYKLITVPGSGHQIDLDNPANAELVIGGFLDWVFTYSR, from the coding sequence ATGAAAAAGATATTCCCCGCTGTTTTTTTCGTATTGGCAGGTATGTTGTTCCTGTCTGCCGGATGCAGTAAATCCGGTGCTGTTACCAACTCCGTTCCTCCGGCACCGCCGCCGCATACAGAGATTCCCGCATACAAGGCATTGAATGTGGTATACGGCAGTCATGCACGCAACACCATGGATGTGTACCTGCCGGCCAACCGAACGGACACCACACCATTTGTGATTCTGCTGAATGGTGGCGGATGGACCGGTGGCAGCAAGGAAGACCTGAAAACAACGCAGGAACTTTTACTGAATCGTGGTGCGGGCAGTGCCGCCGTCAATTACCGGTATGTAAATACCCATAACAGTTACAAGGAACTAATGCAAGATGTGTTGCTGGCTGTGAAGTTTTGCCAGTCGCAAGCTGCCGTGTGGAAAATCCGGCAGCAAAAGTATATTATCAGTGGGCCCAGCGCCGGTGGGCATCTCTCCCTGTTATTCGGGTATCACTATGCTCCTCCCGGTAGTATCAGTGGCATCATTTCCTTTAGTGGTCCTACCGATTTTACCACTACCTCCTATCTGGATTTTGCTTCCCTCTATGGGATGATTGACGTACTGAATGAACTGGCAGGCGAACACTATGTTTCAGGGAAACCCATTCCTGCCGGCTTTAATGCGGCCAGCCCGATTAAACATATCAACAACATTCCTACCTTACTGATTCACGGTGATAAAGACCTGGTAGTGCCCTATGAGCAGGCGGAGAGATTAACCGTATGGTTAAAGGCGATGGGGATACGCTATAAACTGATTACCGTTCCCGGATCGGGGCACCAGATTGATCTGGACAATCCGGCCAATGCCGAACTGGTGATTGGCGGCTTCCTGGATTGGGTATTTACGTATAGCCGTTAA